Proteins from a genomic interval of Arachis hypogaea cultivar Tifrunner chromosome 10, arahy.Tifrunner.gnm2.J5K5, whole genome shotgun sequence:
- the LOC112714830 gene encoding small ribosomal subunit protein uS2c isoform X1, with product MHPMASSNLSYYSSFSFLSHSRACRHYKLQNGLTLTTIKTCMINGYDLPFIHLSSKFFPSDIAVCRQRIKATLISGVGGGGGFDINENYESVGIELQPDDAVPFGSVSPEIVLTRTDSSVDNNEFDLAEPTKGFVFIPEATEDILQGKDAKHGTTTVVSVDDTATTVDHAAPAGLMIVDDGLMARLPNIRQFVARESDKVASIADLLRYRRKRDNLVVHAAVAASASVPTKQAKRYWNITLEEMMKAGVHFGHGTRKWNPKMAPYISTKRKGINIINLTKTARFLSEACDLVFDAASKGKQFLIVGTRKTIADLIAQAAIGARCHYVNKKWLGGMLTNWYTTEARLREFRDLRITQKTGRIKSLPKKDIAKFKRKLNHLETYLGGIKYMTRLPDIVIIVDQEKEYTALRECITLGIPTICLVDTNCDPDLADISIPANDDALASIRLILSRLVFAICEGRSNYEQNS from the exons ATGCACCCAATGGCTTCTTCCAATCTCTCCTATTATTCTTCTTTCTCATTTCTCTCCCACTcaag GGCATGCAGACACTACAAATTGCAGAATGGACTAACACTAACCACCATAAAAACTTGCATGATAAATGGATATGATTTACCATTTATCCATCTCAGTTCCAAATTTTTTCCAAGTGACATTGCTGTTTGCAGACAAAGAATCAAAGCTACACTGATATCTGgagtaggaggaggaggaggatttgatataaatgaaaattatgaatctgTTGGAATTGAGTTACAGCCTGATGATGCAGTACCATTTGGATCAGTGTCACCAGAAATTGTGCTAACAAGAACTGATTCTTCTGTTGACAACAATGAATTTGATTTGGCCGAACCCACCAAGGGTTTTGTTTTCATTCCTGAGGCCACAGAAGATATTCTCCAGGGAAAG GATGCTAAACATGGTACCACCACAGTGGTATCGGTTGACGATACAGCAACGACTGTGGATCATGCTGCACCTGCTGGTTTGATGATTGTTGATGACGGTTTGATGGCTCGATTGCCAAATATTCGTCAGTTTGTAGCGCGTGAAAGTGATAAAGTTGCATCCATTGCTGACTTGCTAAG ATATAGAAGAAAGAGAGATAACTTAGTAGTTCATGCTGCCGTAGCCGCCTCGGCCTCAGTGCCTACAAAGCAGGCAAAAAGATATTGGAACATAACTTTGGAAGAGATGATGAAAGCAGGAGTTCATTTTGGCCACGGTACTAGAAAATGGAATCCGAAAATGGCACCTTACATATCCACAAAACGCAAGGGTATCAACATCATAAATCTTACCAAAACAGCTCGCTTTTTATCAGAAGCTTGTGATTTAGTTTTCGATGCAGCAAGCAAGGGGAAACAATTCCTAATTGTTGGCACTAGGAAGACAATAGCTGATTTAATAGCACAAGCGGCAATAGGAGCTCGGTGTCATTATGTTAATAAGAAATGGCTCGGCGGCATGTTAACCAATTGGTATACCACAGAAGCAAGGCTTCGGGAGTTCAGGGACTTGAGGATAACACAGAAGACAGGCAGAATCAAGAGTCTTCCGAAAAAGGATATTGCCAAGTTCAAGAGAAAACTCAATCACTTGGAAACATATCTGGGTGGCATTAAATACATGACAAGGTTACCTGATATCGTGATAATCGTTGATCAGGAAAAGGAGTATACTGCACTTAGAGAATGCATCACTTTGGGAATTCCAACCATCTGTTTAGTCGATACAAATTGTGATCCAGATCTTGCAGACATTTCGATTCCAGCTAATGATGATGCTCTAGCATCAATCAGATTAATTCTTAGTAGATTAGTGTTTGCAATTTGTGAGGGTCGTTCTAACTATGAGCAAAATTCTTAA
- the LOC112714830 gene encoding small ribosomal subunit protein uS2c isoform X2 — MHPMASSNLSYYSSFSFLSHSRQRIKATLISGVGGGGGFDINENYESVGIELQPDDAVPFGSVSPEIVLTRTDSSVDNNEFDLAEPTKGFVFIPEATEDILQGKDAKHGTTTVVSVDDTATTVDHAAPAGLMIVDDGLMARLPNIRQFVARESDKVASIADLLRYRRKRDNLVVHAAVAASASVPTKQAKRYWNITLEEMMKAGVHFGHGTRKWNPKMAPYISTKRKGINIINLTKTARFLSEACDLVFDAASKGKQFLIVGTRKTIADLIAQAAIGARCHYVNKKWLGGMLTNWYTTEARLREFRDLRITQKTGRIKSLPKKDIAKFKRKLNHLETYLGGIKYMTRLPDIVIIVDQEKEYTALRECITLGIPTICLVDTNCDPDLADISIPANDDALASIRLILSRLVFAICEGRSNYEQNS; from the exons ATGCACCCAATGGCTTCTTCCAATCTCTCCTATTATTCTTCTTTCTCATTTCTCTCCCACTcaag ACAAAGAATCAAAGCTACACTGATATCTGgagtaggaggaggaggaggatttgatataaatgaaaattatgaatctgTTGGAATTGAGTTACAGCCTGATGATGCAGTACCATTTGGATCAGTGTCACCAGAAATTGTGCTAACAAGAACTGATTCTTCTGTTGACAACAATGAATTTGATTTGGCCGAACCCACCAAGGGTTTTGTTTTCATTCCTGAGGCCACAGAAGATATTCTCCAGGGAAAG GATGCTAAACATGGTACCACCACAGTGGTATCGGTTGACGATACAGCAACGACTGTGGATCATGCTGCACCTGCTGGTTTGATGATTGTTGATGACGGTTTGATGGCTCGATTGCCAAATATTCGTCAGTTTGTAGCGCGTGAAAGTGATAAAGTTGCATCCATTGCTGACTTGCTAAG ATATAGAAGAAAGAGAGATAACTTAGTAGTTCATGCTGCCGTAGCCGCCTCGGCCTCAGTGCCTACAAAGCAGGCAAAAAGATATTGGAACATAACTTTGGAAGAGATGATGAAAGCAGGAGTTCATTTTGGCCACGGTACTAGAAAATGGAATCCGAAAATGGCACCTTACATATCCACAAAACGCAAGGGTATCAACATCATAAATCTTACCAAAACAGCTCGCTTTTTATCAGAAGCTTGTGATTTAGTTTTCGATGCAGCAAGCAAGGGGAAACAATTCCTAATTGTTGGCACTAGGAAGACAATAGCTGATTTAATAGCACAAGCGGCAATAGGAGCTCGGTGTCATTATGTTAATAAGAAATGGCTCGGCGGCATGTTAACCAATTGGTATACCACAGAAGCAAGGCTTCGGGAGTTCAGGGACTTGAGGATAACACAGAAGACAGGCAGAATCAAGAGTCTTCCGAAAAAGGATATTGCCAAGTTCAAGAGAAAACTCAATCACTTGGAAACATATCTGGGTGGCATTAAATACATGACAAGGTTACCTGATATCGTGATAATCGTTGATCAGGAAAAGGAGTATACTGCACTTAGAGAATGCATCACTTTGGGAATTCCAACCATCTGTTTAGTCGATACAAATTGTGATCCAGATCTTGCAGACATTTCGATTCCAGCTAATGATGATGCTCTAGCATCAATCAGATTAATTCTTAGTAGATTAGTGTTTGCAATTTGTGAGGGTCGTTCTAACTATGAGCAAAATTCTTAA